DNA from Sphingomonas psychrotolerans:
ATTGGCGACCAGCTCGATCGGTGTGCCCGCGCCGACGATCGCGAGGGTGACGAGGTAGGCGATGATCGTCACGATCGCCGACAGCTCGAGCGACCGCCAGTCGCGCTTCACCGCGTAAGCGAGCACCGGGAGCAGCAGATACGGCTTGAAGTTGATCGTCGCTCCCGCCGCCAGCCAGCGCCACGGCCCGCGCGTCACCAGCGGGCCATGCGCGATCACGAAGCAGGCGAAGGCGACGAGGATCAAATTGCCACGCTCGAGCGTGAACAGCAAAGGCAAGCCCAGCCCGAAAGCGATCGTCCGCATCGGCGCGGTGCGCGGATCGGCGCGGCGGAAGCTCAGCCAGACGAGGGCGACGTCGAGCAGATAGAATGCGAGGATGACGCCTTTGCCGAGCCAGTCGCAGTCGCGCGCATGGAAGGGCGACTGGAGATAGCAGCCGGGCACGCTGAACAGGTCGAGGAACACGAACGACAAGGGCGGATAGATGCTGCGCCAGACGTCGTACGCGCCGGGGCGGTTCGCCCAATACGCGGTGTTGAACCAGTCCATGAAGGTGTCGTTGGTGTCGAACACGAAGGGCTGCGGCAGATAGCCCGTCTCGCGAAACGCCAAAGCGGTGGCGATCACGCTCGCCAGCACGGCGAGCGCGAGCAGCAGCTCGGGCAGCAGGCGCAGGCGTGCCCTCACGGCCGCCGGATCAGGGTGCGCGCGGCGGGCCGGCGGCGCTCGGGCGGAAAGTTGATTCGTTCGGCCTCGATCACCAGCGGCACGTTGCGGCTGCGCTCGGCGAGCATGCGCACCTGGTCGCCGATCAACCCGAGGAACAGCAAGACCACCGCGAACATCCCGAAACCCAGCGCCAGCCCGAGCAATGCGAGGTTCGGTCCCGTGACCAGTCCTGCGACCAGCGTCAGCAATGCGATTCCGGCGGCGAGCAAGGCGAGCAGGATCGGCAGCCGCAGCAGCGACCTGGCCGATCCCGCCAACCCGGAGAGCGCGAAGGAGGCAAGCGAGCCCAGGCCGTTCTTGCTCGTCCCCGCGGCGCGCTCTGGCCGGTCGACCGGCACGATTGCGAGCCGGAAGCCGCTCTCGACCAGCATGCCGCGAAAGAACGGTTCGGGCTCGTTCCACGCCGCCAGCGTGTCCACCACCTCGCGATCGAACAGCCCGAACCCGGTCGCGCCGGGGATCACCGGAGTGTCGCCGAACTTGCGCAGCAAGGCGTAACCGAGCCGACGGACCGCGCCGAGCACTGGCGATGCGCGCTCCGACCGGCGCTGCCCCAGCACGATCTGCGCACCGGCGCGCCACTGGCGGACGAATTCGCCGATCATCGCGGGCGGATCCTGGAAATCGGCGCACATCCCGATCACCGCCGCGCCCTCGGCCTGGTAGATGCCATAGGTCGGCGAGCGCATCTGGCCGTAATTGCGGTTGTTGAAGATCGCGCGGATGCGCGGGTCCTCCGCGCAGAGCGCGCGCATGTGCTCGCGGGTCGCGTCGGTGGACTTATTGTCGATCAGCAATAT
Protein-coding regions in this window:
- a CDS encoding glycosyltransferase family 2 protein, whose protein sequence is MIPELSIVIPCFNEEENVRAICAAVTAEAARQVRSHEILLIDNKSTDATREHMRALCAEDPRIRAIFNNRNYGQMRSPTYGIYQAEGAAVIGMCADFQDPPAMIGEFVRQWRAGAQIVLGQRRSERASPVLGAVRRLGYALLRKFGDTPVIPGATGFGLFDREVVDTLAAWNEPEPFFRGMLVESGFRLAIVPVDRPERAAGTSKNGLGSLASFALSGLAGSARSLLRLPILLALLAAGIALLTLVAGLVTGPNLALLGLALGFGMFAVVLLFLGLIGDQVRMLAERSRNVPLVIEAERINFPPERRRPAARTLIRRP